The proteins below come from a single Melospiza melodia melodia isolate bMelMel2 chromosome 12, bMelMel2.pri, whole genome shotgun sequence genomic window:
- the ARHGEF26 gene encoding rho guanine nucleotide exchange factor 26, with product MDGQPPAGPAAPRWRRRATPRPLPLAWSKPRPQSYQSPSGVLVTDFPVEDRCAFPVTQPAGTGGPAMGSVSNGTVRPPGSPALSPERRSRLLALSPDGPVGSTANGTVSPPGSGQGRRPRPPRTAGLPALAPQQERIVFGASAQPPPCPRVGEPPEEPGGSPGRGRAAGPPQEPVVLPGRGPRAAGPPQEPGGSPRNGRAAGPPEEPGGSPRNGRAAGPPEEPGGSPRNGRAAGPPQEPGGSPRNGRAAGPPQEPGGSPRNGRAAGPPQEPGGSPRNGRAAGPPQEPGGSSGRGRAAGPPEEPVVSLGSGSAVAGAEPPALLSTHSPAARRVGSQQLIPRSLAESRPAGRAQGHERGLKARSLVETPRPALGSDPEDEPEGGPGALRRGLRSTSYRRAVVSGVDLDGSANCKKKNRMSQPILKAVVEDKEKFSSLGRIKKMLKGQGTFDGEENAVLYQNYKEKALDIDSDEESEPQEQKLDDKVVFHYKPLRSTWSQLSVVKKNGLSEAISQEERKRQEAIFEVISSEHSYLLSLEILIRMFKNSRELSLTMTKTESHHLFSNITDVYEASKKFFEELEARHQNNIFIEDISDIVARHAGSTFDPYVKYCTNEVYQQRTLQRLLATNPAFKEVLSRIESHEDCRNLPMISFLILPMQRVTRLPLLMDTICQKTPKDSAKYENCKQALKEVSKLVRLCNEGARKMERTEMMYTINSQLEFKIKPFPLVSSSRWLVKRGELTAYVEDTGLFSKRTSKQQVYFFLFNDVLIITKKKSEESYNVTGYSLREQLLVLPCDGDEPGPGSSPGRSAPGMGRNAASHLFRLLLLCNHAGDRVEMLLGADTQSDRARWITALGQDGDRQHTDRTTLAQVETIRTYTAKQADELSLQVADVVLVYQKVNDGWYEGERLRDGQRGWFPSECAKEITCRATLDKNMERMGRLLGLETNV from the exons ATGGACGGGCAGCCCCCGgcgggccccgccgcgccgcgctgGAGGCGGCGAGCGACCCCCCGCCCGCTGCCGCTCGCCTGGAGCAAGCCGCGGCCGCAGTCGTACCAGAGCCCCAGCGGAGTGCTCGTCACCGACTTCCCCGTGGAGGACAGGTGCGCCTTCCCCGTGACTCAGCCCGCCGGCACCGGCGGCCCCGCCATGGGATCGGTGTCCAACGGGACCGTGCGGCCGCCGGGCtcccccgcgctgtccccggaGCGGCGCTCCCGGCTGCTCGCCCTGTCACCGGACGGCCCCGTCGGTTCGACCGCCAACGGCACCGTCTCCCCGCCGGGCAGCGGGCAGGGCCGCCGGCCGCGGCCGCCCAGGACAGCGGGGCTGCCCGCGCTGGCCCCGCAGCAGGAGCGGATCGTGTTCGGAGCCAGCGCTCAGCCCCCACCGTGCCCCCGGGTTGGTGAGCCCCCGGAGGAGCCGGGAGGATCTCCCGGGCGCGGCCGGGCTGCCGGGCCCCCGCAGGAGCCGGTTGTGCTCCCCGGGCGCGGCCCCCGGGCTGCCGGGCCCCCGCAGGAGCCGGGAGGATCCCCTAGGAACGGCCGGGCTGCCGGGCCCCCGGAGGAGCCGGGAGGATCCCCTAGGAACGGCCGGGCTGCCGGGCCCCCGGAGGAGCCGGGAGGATCCCCTAGGAACGGCCGGGCTGCCGGGCCCCCGCAGGAGCCGGGAGGATCCCCTAGGAACGGCCGGGCTGCCGGGCCCCCGCAGGAGCCGGGAGGATCCCCTAGGAACGGCCGGGCTGCCGGGCCCCCGCAGGAGCCGGGAGGATCCCCTAGGAACGGCCGGGCTGCCGGGCCCCCGCAGGAGCCGGGAGGATCCTCTGGACGCGGCCGGGCTGCCGGGCCCCCGGAGGAGCCGGTGGTGTCCCTGGGGAGCGGATCGGCCGTGGCGGGCGCGGAGCCCCCCGCGCTGCTGAGCACGCACAGCCCCGCGGCGCGCAGGGTGGGCTCGCAGCAGCTGATCCCCCGCAGCCTGGCCGAGAGCCGGCCCGCGGGCCGCGCCCAGGGCCACGAGCGGGGCCTCAAGGCGCGCAGCCTGGTGGAGACCCCCCGGCCGGCCCTGGGCAGCGACCCCGAGGACGAGCCCGAGGGCGGCCCGGGCGCGCTGCGGCGCGGGCTCCGCTCCACGTCCTACCGCCGGGCCGTGGTCAGCGGCGTGGACCTGGACGGCTCCGCCAACTGCAAGAAGAAGAACAGAATGTCCCAGCCCATCCTGAAAGCGGTGGTTGAAGATAAGGAGAAGTTCTCGAGCCTGGGGAGGATAAAG AAGATGCTGAAAGGACAAGGGACGTTTGATGGGGAAG AAAATGCTGTATTATATCAGAACTATaaggaaaaagctctggacaTAGATTCTGATGAAGAGTCTGAGCCCCAAGAGCAGAAGTTGGATGACAAGGTTGTTTTTCACTATAAGCCCCTGAGGTCGACGTGGAGCCAGCTCTCTGTG GTGAAGAAGAACGGCCTGTCAGAAGCCATCAGCCAGGAGGAAAGGAAGAGACAGGAG GCAATATTTGAGGTGATATCTTCTGAGCACTCCTATTTGCTGAGCCTGGAGATTCTGATCCGGATGTTTAAAAATTCCAGGGAACTGAGCCTCACAATGACCAAAACAGAGAGCCACCACCTCTTCTCCAACATCACGGATGTTTATGAAGCAAGCAAAAA GTTCTTTgaagagctggaggccaggcACCAGAACAACATTTTCATCGAGGACATCAGCGACATCGTGGCGAGGCACGCGGGCTCCACCTTCGACCCCTACGTCAAGTACTGCACCAACGAGGTGTACCAGCAGCGCACCCTGCAGAGACTGCT AGCCACAAACCCAGCGTTTAAGGAGGTGCTGTCCCGGATCGAGTCCCACGAGGATTGCAGGAACCTGCCCATGATCTCCTTCCTCATCCTCCCCATGCAGAGAGTCACTCGGCTCCCCTTGCTGATGGAT ACTATTTGCCAGAAAACTCCCAAGGATTCAGCAAAATATGAGAACTGCAAGCAGGCTCTGAAGGAAGTCAGCAAG CTCGTGCGTCTGTGCAACGAGGGCGCCCGCAAGATGGAGAGGACGGAGATGATGTACACCATTAACTCCCAGCTGGAATTCAAAATCAAG CCGTTTCCATTGGTTTCCTCTTCTCGGTGGTTGGTGAAAAGGGGTGAATTAACTGCATATGTAGAGGACACTGGACTTTTTTCCAAAAGAACCTCTAAGCAGCAGGTGTACTTCTTCCTCTTCAATGATGTCCTCATCATCACCAAGAAGAAGAG TGAGGAGAGCTACAACGTGACCGGCTACTCGCTgcgggagcagctgctggtgctgccctgcGACGGGGACGAGCCCGGGCCCGGCTCCTCTCCGGGCAGGAGCGCCCCGGGGATGGGCAGGAACGCGGCCTCCCACCtcttcaggctcctgctgctctgcaacCACGCCGGGGACCGGGTGGAGATGCTCCTGGGAGCGGACACGCA GAGTGACAGAGCCCGCTGGATCACGGCGCTGGGCCAGGACGGCGACAGGCAGCACACGGACAGGACCA ccctggctcAGGTGGAGACCATCAGGACGTACACAGCCAAGCAGGCCGATGAGCTCTCTCTCCAAGTCGCTGATGTGGTTTTGGTTTATCAAAAAGTGAATGACG gctgGTACGAGGGGGAGCGGCTGCGGGACGGCCAGAGGGGCTGGTTCCCCTCGGAGTGTGCCAAGGAGATCACCTGCAGGGCCACCCTGGACAAGAACATGGAGCGCATGGGGCGCCTGCTGGGGCTGGAAACCAACGTGTAG